From a region of the Latilactobacillus sakei genome:
- a CDS encoding hydroxyacid dehydrogenase: MSKLKTTTTLIIGLLLAASSPLITPEPTQAASGTADYQQAQKINQKNKKTSKKISKLQRQINKLNKQLAKLATETNTPIANTTNHAASELATLDYQGDNEIIVNNNQPIFTVADLETTKGPWQTFSNLDQLNRAGTANALLNKSMMPTTKREGLTWNPTGWRNKRIKSGWLYNRSHLIGYQLTGENNNPKNLITGTRQLNAPEMLAHESDIATYLKKHPSSYVRYRVTPIFRGNELLARGVQMEGQSVGDNSIQFNTYIFNVADGVTLNYADGSSKTAK; this comes from the coding sequence ATGTCAAAATTAAAAACAACCACCACCCTTATTATCGGGCTACTACTCGCAGCAAGTAGTCCCCTCATCACACCGGAACCGACCCAAGCAGCTTCAGGGACCGCGGATTATCAACAAGCTCAAAAGATTAATCAGAAGAATAAAAAGACTAGCAAGAAAATCAGTAAATTACAACGCCAGATCAACAAGCTCAATAAGCAACTCGCTAAACTGGCAACTGAAACCAATACCCCCATCGCTAATACAACAAATCACGCTGCTTCTGAGCTGGCAACATTAGATTATCAAGGCGATAACGAAATTATCGTCAACAATAACCAACCCATCTTTACTGTAGCTGATCTAGAGACGACAAAAGGCCCCTGGCAGACTTTTAGCAATCTTGATCAATTAAATCGGGCCGGTACCGCCAATGCGCTCTTAAATAAAAGCATGATGCCTACTACTAAGCGAGAAGGCCTTACCTGGAACCCGACTGGTTGGCGTAACAAGCGGATAAAATCCGGCTGGCTCTACAATCGGAGTCATCTAATCGGTTATCAACTGACTGGTGAGAACAATAATCCTAAAAATCTCATCACCGGGACTCGCCAATTAAATGCCCCTGAAATGCTGGCCCATGAATCGGATATTGCAACCTATCTAAAAAAACACCCCTCAAGCTACGTGCGTTACCGTGTAACACCTATTTTTAGAGGGAATGAATTATTAGCCCGGGGCGTCCAAATGGAAGGCCAATCAGTTGGCGACAATAGCATTCAATTTAACACTTACATCTTTAACGTTGCCGATGGCGTCACTTTAAATTACGCAGATGGTTCGAGTAAAACTGCCAAATAA
- a CDS encoding DUF805 domain-containing protein, which yields MVKSYQRFWERIFDFTGTSNRPDFWWPIIINYFLGGIIIGIIQTMTGHPISEIYNIGDLGISMGRNIVVFIVWIATLSVKIRRLHDTDRSGWWVLIEFVPLIGTIWFYILMLLPTKTNRWA from the coding sequence ATGGTTAAATCATATCAAAGATTTTGGGAACGGATTTTCGATTTCACAGGAACCTCAAATCGACCTGATTTTTGGTGGCCAATTATTATTAATTATTTCTTAGGTGGTATTATTATCGGGATTATTCAGACCATGACCGGTCATCCAATTTCAGAAATTTATAATATTGGTGATTTAGGCATTTCGATGGGCCGTAATATCGTGGTCTTCATCGTCTGGATTGCAACTTTATCCGTTAAAATCCGTCGTCTTCACGATACAGACCGTTCAGGCTGGTGGGTTCTCATTGAATTCGTACCACTTATCGGGACAATCTGGTTCTACATTTTAATGCTCTTACCAACAAAAACAAATCGTTGGGCATAG
- a CDS encoding laaL — MSSFTIFYSILAIALLVIWLVVQFHMVYRAKSSRVMRIILTIIAIGLLIASLVVTGTVDDKLTGIASVIILLVFAFWPKGFTKTMLIANLNTVRQFAAISKIELITKEAETVVQVFSGQIQITTLKFKLDSQILAKFLKERFPEKRLVVKSA; from the coding sequence ATGTCAAGTTTTACAATTTTTTATAGTATCTTAGCAATCGCTTTGTTAGTCATTTGGCTAGTCGTGCAGTTTCATATGGTATATCGCGCTAAGAGTAGTCGTGTGATGCGCATCATTTTGACGATAATTGCGATCGGGTTACTGATTGCCAGTCTTGTTGTCACAGGAACGGTAGATGATAAGCTGACCGGTATTGCGTCAGTTATCATTCTATTAGTTTTCGCATTTTGGCCCAAGGGTTTTACCAAGACCATGCTGATTGCGAATTTAAATACGGTTCGTCAATTTGCCGCAATTTCTAAAATTGAATTAATCACAAAAGAGGCTGAAACCGTCGTTCAAGTGTTTAGCGGTCAAATTCAAATTACGACGTTAAAGTTTAAATTAGATAGTCAAATACTAGCTAAGTTTCTCAAAGAACGGTTTCCTGAGAAACGATTAGTGGTTAAATCGGCGTAA
- a CDS encoding acetate kinase (Enables the production of acetyl-CoA by phosphorylating acetate in the presence of ATP and a divalent cation) — MSKILAINAGSSTLKWKLFVMPEEKVIAKGMVDRLGLSDSVFTVKYGDGQKYEITQDIETQDVAVDLLLKKLIEFKIIAEYSEISGIGHRVVAGGEDFKTSALITEASLKRIEELAEYAPLHNPAEAGVIRAFRNILPDVPQVAVFDTSFHTTMPEENYLYSLPLDYYRKYGARKYGAHGTSHRYVSHRAAEMLGKPLEDLKMITMHLGSGVSMTAIKEGKSLDTSMGFTPLAGVTMSTRSGDIDASLVAFLMKKLDIKDPEEMIDILNKKSGIYGISGLSPDMRDLEKTREERPESQLAIDIFVNRLIKYVGSYVAIMGGLDVLVITAGMGEGDILMRQRIGDRLSYFGVEVDPERNNVMAQERIISTDDSKVKVLLVPTNEEVMIARDVMSVGQIK; from the coding sequence ATGTCAAAAATTTTAGCAATTAATGCCGGCAGTTCAACTTTAAAATGGAAATTATTTGTAATGCCTGAAGAAAAGGTGATTGCCAAAGGGATGGTTGATCGTCTCGGCTTATCTGATTCTGTCTTCACTGTTAAGTATGGTGATGGTCAAAAATATGAAATTACGCAAGATATTGAAACCCAAGATGTTGCGGTTGATTTATTACTTAAGAAGTTAATCGAATTTAAGATTATTGCTGAATATTCAGAAATTAGTGGGATTGGCCACCGGGTTGTTGCCGGAGGCGAAGATTTTAAAACATCTGCCTTGATCACTGAAGCCTCATTAAAACGTATTGAAGAATTAGCTGAATACGCACCATTGCATAATCCTGCTGAAGCCGGTGTGATCCGTGCTTTCCGTAATATTCTGCCTGATGTGCCACAAGTAGCAGTCTTTGATACCTCGTTCCACACAACAATGCCTGAAGAAAACTATCTTTATAGTTTGCCACTAGACTATTATCGTAAATATGGGGCTCGTAAATACGGGGCTCATGGGACTAGTCACCGTTATGTCTCACATCGTGCGGCTGAAATGTTAGGAAAACCATTAGAAGATTTGAAGATGATTACAATGCATCTTGGGAGTGGTGTTTCAATGACCGCTATCAAGGAGGGTAAGTCATTGGATACTTCAATGGGCTTTACACCACTTGCTGGTGTTACAATGAGTACCCGTTCGGGCGATATCGATGCTTCATTAGTCGCTTTCTTAATGAAGAAATTAGATATCAAGGATCCAGAAGAGATGATTGATATCTTGAATAAGAAATCTGGGATTTACGGTATTTCAGGCTTATCGCCTGATATGCGTGATCTTGAAAAGACCAGAGAAGAACGCCCAGAATCACAATTAGCAATTGATATTTTCGTTAACCGTTTAATCAAGTATGTTGGTTCATACGTGGCGATTATGGGAGGCTTAGATGTCTTGGTGATCACAGCTGGTATGGGTGAAGGTGACATCTTGATGCGTCAACGTATTGGCGACCGTCTTAGCTATTTCGGTGTTGAGGTTGATCCAGAACGGAATAATGTGATGGCACAAGAACGCATTATTAGTACAGATGATTCAAAAGTTAAGGTGCTCTTAGTACCTACAAACGAAGAAGTCATGATTGCCAGAGACGTTATGTCAGTTGGTCAAATTAAATAA
- a CDS encoding SAM-dependent methyltransferase, translating into MPKSAVETLFDLIDQTTTLIEQNLETTYLDALTESIANIADGGRVKVEDNLPDAQTVAQLEPIYATVKLNQFDAETIRQALQLATLKGLRQVKVEPNKQMTPDAIGYLVAYLAEVFGGADQIKTVLDPVIGTGNLLATVMNHIQNLTGNKLQGFGVDNDDSLLELAGISSELQGLDTTLFHQDAIEPLMVKPVDIAVADLPIGFYPIDERAADFETHAASGHSYAHHLLIEQTMHYVKEGGFGFFLVPNVILETDEAKQLVKWITKHVYLQGLLSLPVNLFKTKEGQKAILVLQKQGAGAQQAKQILLGEFPNSNDQKAFAAYLQQIRTWHKENIN; encoded by the coding sequence TTGCCTAAGAGTGCTGTAGAAACGTTGTTTGATTTAATTGATCAAACAACAACGTTGATTGAACAGAATTTAGAAACAACCTATTTAGATGCATTGACTGAATCAATTGCCAATATTGCTGATGGTGGTCGTGTGAAGGTTGAAGATAATTTACCAGATGCGCAAACGGTCGCACAACTTGAACCAATTTACGCAACGGTTAAGCTGAACCAGTTTGATGCGGAGACCATTCGTCAAGCCTTACAACTGGCAACCTTAAAAGGACTTCGACAAGTTAAAGTGGAGCCTAATAAACAAATGACCCCTGATGCAATCGGTTATTTAGTCGCCTATTTGGCGGAAGTATTTGGTGGCGCTGATCAAATTAAGACAGTGTTAGACCCAGTGATTGGTACAGGTAATTTATTAGCAACTGTCATGAATCATATTCAAAATCTAACGGGTAATAAGCTCCAAGGTTTTGGGGTTGATAATGATGATAGTCTACTAGAATTAGCTGGTATCAGTAGCGAGTTACAAGGGTTAGACACCACTTTATTCCATCAAGATGCGATTGAACCGTTAATGGTTAAGCCAGTTGATATCGCGGTTGCTGATTTACCAATTGGTTTTTATCCAATTGATGAACGGGCAGCGGATTTTGAAACGCATGCTGCTAGTGGCCACTCATATGCGCATCATTTATTAATTGAACAAACGATGCACTATGTTAAAGAAGGCGGTTTTGGCTTCTTTCTGGTACCCAATGTTATTTTGGAAACAGATGAAGCTAAGCAATTGGTAAAATGGATTACTAAACACGTCTACTTGCAAGGCCTATTGAGCTTACCAGTTAACTTGTTTAAAACTAAAGAAGGCCAAAAAGCCATCTTAGTCTTACAAAAACAAGGCGCTGGTGCCCAACAAGCTAAGCAAATTCTATTAGGTGAATTTCCAAATTCAAACGATCAAAAAGCGTTCGCTGCGTATTTACAACAGATTCGGACTTGGCATAAAGAAAATATTAATTAA
- a CDS encoding competence protein ComGC: MKKKRNAFTLIEMVIVLAIVALLILLISPNLVAQKQRAEKKTDQALVTTLQTQVELASDEQGHQIKSLDELTDKYISKDQLKHAKERGMTIEGGTVKQK; encoded by the coding sequence ATGAAGAAAAAAAGAAATGCTTTTACATTAATCGAAATGGTAATTGTTTTAGCCATTGTGGCATTACTAATTTTATTAATTTCACCAAATTTAGTGGCTCAAAAACAACGTGCTGAGAAAAAGACGGATCAAGCGTTGGTAACCACTTTGCAGACGCAAGTTGAATTGGCTTCCGACGAACAAGGCCATCAAATTAAGAGTTTAGATGAGCTAACGGATAAGTATATTTCAAAAGACCAGTTAAAGCACGCAAAGGAGCGGGGGATGACAATTGAAGGCGGCACGGTTAAGCAAAAATGA
- a CDS encoding competence protein ComGB, which produces MYKSRQQAQFYADFLQLLGRLLENGFSLQQAFAFLPIVFPKQRQWLNQVNQTLEKGESLAVSLAHVDFPADYVGQIELTELQGNLGQCLWHLGQIQSIRQKRHREIRGVLAYPLFLLAFLGGLIGLLRHYLLPEIAQITPDSTQTSSPLNRVILWGLLLVLGLLIMGIGLFTVYRRLPVLVRLQKAFKWPIIGRDIQQYYHYCLLFDLSTCLQNGLKLTEICALQKQLQQNTWLVTLVAQLEVVLASGQSLDTYLSRSAFFPQSLRLVLAKHNLTQQTTTEITMLANLQYTELQKQLQRKLSWLQPILFILIGIIIICTYLSILLPLYQTMEGIS; this is translated from the coding sequence ATGTATAAATCACGACAACAAGCGCAATTTTACGCCGATTTCTTGCAGTTATTGGGGCGGTTATTAGAGAACGGTTTTTCATTGCAACAAGCTTTTGCTTTCTTACCAATTGTTTTTCCAAAACAGCGGCAATGGTTAAATCAAGTAAATCAAACGCTTGAAAAAGGGGAGAGTCTAGCAGTTAGTTTAGCGCATGTTGATTTTCCGGCTGATTACGTTGGTCAAATCGAACTAACCGAATTACAAGGTAATCTCGGTCAATGTTTATGGCATTTAGGTCAGATTCAAAGTATCCGCCAGAAACGTCATCGAGAAATACGGGGTGTGTTAGCCTACCCGTTATTTCTCTTGGCTTTTCTAGGGGGCTTAATTGGCTTATTGCGTCATTATTTATTACCAGAGATTGCCCAAATAACACCTGATTCAACTCAGACGAGTTCGCCACTTAATCGCGTCATATTGTGGGGCCTGTTATTAGTGCTTGGCCTTTTGATAATGGGCATCGGCCTTTTTACGGTTTACCGGCGCTTACCGGTTTTAGTTCGGTTACAAAAAGCGTTCAAGTGGCCAATCATTGGGCGTGATATTCAGCAGTATTATCATTATTGTTTGTTATTTGATTTGAGTACTTGTCTGCAAAATGGGCTTAAGTTAACGGAAATTTGTGCTTTGCAGAAGCAGTTGCAACAAAATACATGGCTGGTGACCTTGGTAGCGCAATTAGAGGTCGTACTTGCTTCGGGTCAATCATTGGATACTTATCTTAGTCGCTCTGCATTTTTTCCACAGTCGTTACGATTGGTATTGGCTAAGCATAATCTGACGCAACAGACGACCACGGAGATCACGATGCTAGCTAACCTGCAGTATACGGAATTACAGAAGCAATTACAGCGTAAATTGAGTTGGTTGCAACCTATTTTATTTATTTTAATTGGGATCATTATTATTTGTACGTATCTTAGTATTTTATTACCGCTATATCAAACAATGGAGGGAATTTCATGA
- a CDS encoding competence protein ComGA yields MSTEETLTTLLKHCAKQRVQDLYFTPTIDGWRLTERRQSDLVTNQELDKPTGTRYLNRLKYMAGMDISETRRAQTGRSALQLADQTVYLRLATVGDFLNRESLVIRFIYPIGAIYHCDDQQILAQLTQMSRQAGLMLFAGPTGSGKTTSLYQLAQQSMSTKMVVAIEDPIEIVAPEFLQLQVNDNAGLGYAELLKISLRLRPDTLIIGEIRDLETAQYAVSAALSGHLVLSTIHARSTRGVVARLLDLGISEMQLRACLTGIAYQSLVTKDDIVQAHYELLTGSDYFSKKEGDCDV; encoded by the coding sequence ATGTCAACTGAAGAAACGCTAACAACATTATTAAAGCATTGTGCTAAACAACGTGTTCAAGATCTCTATTTTACACCGACAATCGATGGCTGGCGCTTGACGGAACGTCGCCAGAGTGATTTAGTCACCAATCAGGAATTGGATAAACCGACCGGAACGCGTTATTTAAATCGACTGAAATATATGGCCGGGATGGATATTAGTGAGACCCGACGTGCGCAGACTGGTCGCTCGGCATTACAGCTAGCTGACCAGACCGTTTATTTACGCCTAGCGACAGTCGGAGATTTTTTAAATCGTGAAAGTTTAGTGATTCGTTTTATCTACCCGATTGGCGCGATCTATCATTGTGATGATCAACAGATTTTAGCGCAATTAACGCAGATGAGCCGACAGGCAGGGTTAATGCTTTTCGCTGGACCGACCGGTTCTGGTAAAACGACTAGTCTCTATCAGCTGGCCCAACAGTCAATGAGTACCAAGATGGTGGTCGCGATTGAAGATCCGATTGAAATTGTTGCACCTGAATTTTTACAACTGCAAGTTAATGATAATGCGGGTTTGGGTTATGCTGAATTATTGAAAATTAGTCTGCGATTGCGGCCAGATACGCTGATTATCGGTGAGATTCGCGATTTAGAGACAGCCCAATATGCGGTTTCCGCGGCTTTAAGTGGACACCTAGTGTTGAGTACGATTCATGCCCGGAGCACCCGCGGTGTGGTTGCGCGCTTATTGGATCTTGGTATTTCCGAGATGCAATTACGGGCCTGCCTAACGGGGATCGCCTATCAATCGTTGGTGACAAAAGACGATATTGTGCAGGCCCATTATGAATTATTAACTGGCTCAGACTATTTCTCAAAAAAAGAAGGTGATTGTGATGTATAA
- a CDS encoding YebC/PmpR family DNA-binding transcriptional regulator produces the protein MSGHSKWHNIQGRKNAQDAKRGKIFQKLSRELFMAARSGGPDPSSNAALRLIMDKARSANMPKDNIKRALDKAEGSDGANYDEITYEGYAPGGVAVLVHALTDNKNRTSSDVRVAFTRNGGTMGAAGSVAYMFDRRGYIAIAREGLDVDEDQMFEDILEAGADDLQTEDDVFEIYTDPKELANVRDILEKKYTLANAELTMIPQNTTPVAPEKVEQFQRLIDALEDNDDVQDVYTAGELPEE, from the coding sequence ATGTCAGGACATTCAAAATGGCATAATATTCAGGGTCGTAAAAATGCACAAGATGCAAAACGCGGCAAGATTTTCCAAAAACTATCCCGTGAGCTTTTCATGGCTGCGAGAAGTGGCGGTCCTGACCCAAGTTCTAACGCTGCATTACGTTTAATTATGGATAAGGCTCGTTCAGCAAATATGCCTAAGGACAACATTAAGCGTGCGCTTGATAAAGCCGAAGGTAGCGACGGTGCTAATTATGATGAAATTACTTATGAAGGTTATGCACCAGGTGGTGTGGCTGTTTTAGTACATGCTTTAACAGATAACAAAAACCGGACAAGTTCAGACGTTCGGGTTGCCTTCACACGTAACGGCGGCACAATGGGTGCTGCTGGCTCGGTGGCTTACATGTTTGATCGTCGCGGTTACATCGCAATTGCCCGTGAAGGCTTAGATGTTGATGAAGACCAAATGTTTGAAGACATTCTTGAAGCTGGTGCGGATGATTTACAAACTGAAGATGATGTGTTTGAAATTTACACAGATCCTAAGGAATTGGCTAATGTCCGTGATATTCTTGAAAAGAAATACACATTGGCAAATGCTGAATTAACAATGATTCCACAAAATACAACACCAGTTGCCCCTGAAAAAGTTGAACAATTCCAACGTTTAATCGATGCCTTAGAAGACAATGATGACGTTCAAGATGTTTATACAGCAGGCGAACTACCAGAAGAATAA
- a CDS encoding steroid-binding protein, translating into MTDKIFTKETLAQYNGQDGQPSYVAVEGIVYDLSAMGPWEGGKHFKGLRAGQDLTEAFANSHHTPKRLQNLPQMGRYEG; encoded by the coding sequence ATGACTGATAAAATTTTTACCAAAGAAACACTTGCACAATATAACGGTCAAGATGGCCAACCAAGTTACGTTGCTGTTGAAGGCATCGTCTATGATTTGTCCGCAATGGGGCCTTGGGAAGGCGGCAAACATTTTAAAGGATTGAGAGCGGGGCAAGACTTAACAGAGGCCTTCGCAAATTCACACCACACACCTAAACGACTTCAAAATCTCCCTCAAATGGGCCGCTACGAAGGTTAA
- a CDS encoding putative sulfate exporter family transporter: MQSLIKKLPGFIVSLVIAIGSYYIAQLWLPMLGGATIALFIGIILGNTWLKQPTLAAGTKFSEKRLLEYSVMLLGATITFQSIQKIGWQGVVLTVLQMSLTIGFAIWLGRRLRFNEGTYLLMAGGNAVCGSSAIGAIAPVIDADNEDTGIAITMVNLMGTILMLALPVLGTLLWGHDNLARGILIGGTVQSVGQVVASATMINQGTVVTATLFKILRIICLVFVVTGFGYLHQKKQSQATDTKLSQQLLAKKSSLVPWYVLGFLIFCVINSLHFFPGQFGTICHFLSTWCEMTALAAIGLRLNLKTLFNQGKQLLFYAGGLVVFQVVAAILLITILF; encoded by the coding sequence ATGCAATCATTGATTAAGAAATTACCTGGCTTTATTGTATCATTGGTCATCGCAATTGGAAGCTACTATATTGCACAATTATGGTTACCAATGTTAGGGGGCGCAACCATTGCGTTATTTATTGGGATTATTTTAGGCAATACTTGGTTAAAGCAACCGACTTTAGCTGCAGGGACAAAATTTTCTGAAAAACGGCTCTTGGAATATTCGGTGATGTTATTAGGGGCGACGATCACGTTTCAAAGTATCCAAAAAATTGGCTGGCAAGGGGTTGTTCTAACGGTCTTGCAGATGAGCTTAACAATTGGGTTTGCCATCTGGTTGGGCCGGCGCTTGCGCTTTAACGAAGGCACATACCTATTGATGGCCGGTGGCAATGCCGTCTGTGGTTCTTCAGCAATTGGGGCGATTGCGCCGGTGATTGACGCTGATAATGAAGATACAGGAATCGCCATCACAATGGTCAACTTAATGGGCACAATCTTGATGTTGGCACTCCCCGTTTTAGGGACACTGTTATGGGGCCATGATAATCTTGCTCGAGGGATTTTAATTGGTGGCACGGTGCAATCTGTGGGCCAAGTAGTCGCCAGTGCGACAATGATTAATCAAGGGACGGTCGTTACAGCAACCTTATTTAAAATCTTGCGGATTATCTGTTTAGTCTTTGTAGTAACTGGTTTTGGTTATTTACATCAGAAAAAGCAAAGCCAAGCAACTGATACGAAGTTAAGCCAACAACTATTGGCGAAGAAAAGTAGTCTTGTCCCTTGGTACGTTTTAGGCTTTTTAATCTTTTGTGTGATCAATAGCCTACATTTTTTCCCAGGCCAATTCGGGACAATCTGCCATTTCTTGAGCACTTGGTGTGAAATGACCGCCTTAGCTGCAATCGGCTTACGTTTAAACTTAAAAACACTATTCAATCAAGGTAAGCAATTGCTATTTTATGCCGGCGGCTTAGTCGTTTTCCAAGTCGTTGCTGCTATTTTGTTAATTACAATCTTATTCTAA
- a CDS encoding LysR family transcriptional regulator, whose product MFKTLEIFKTVYETKNFTTAAQLLFLSQPTVSVQIKQLEESLDVVLFERNGRQQIVPTKQADLFYKQCQELLDLWHQDLHQLQHQETQAKIPCRIAASHTTAAYFLPALLSRHRTALDALEIEICTLNSSQIIEQLSQHKLDFGFIEKPLTEKDIVRTPLQTDQLVLAGQPSEPWLLRENGSGVYHYTMNYLKENNLTLDNVMTVKSNAIIVQLLRQGLGQSLISSAALLDYPEIPYRPLSKQYQRQFYLVNRKGLPQPIQDFVATLMATPLPIE is encoded by the coding sequence ATGTTTAAGACGCTCGAAATTTTCAAGACGGTGTATGAAACTAAGAATTTTACAACTGCAGCCCAACTTCTCTTCCTGTCGCAACCAACCGTTTCGGTGCAAATCAAGCAACTTGAAGAGTCACTCGATGTTGTTTTATTTGAACGCAATGGTCGCCAACAAATCGTGCCGACCAAACAGGCGGATTTATTCTATAAACAATGCCAAGAATTGTTAGACTTATGGCACCAAGATCTCCATCAACTGCAACACCAAGAAACGCAGGCCAAGATTCCTTGCCGAATTGCGGCTTCACACACCACGGCAGCCTACTTTTTACCGGCGTTGCTGAGTCGCCACCGTACTGCCTTAGACGCTTTAGAGATTGAAATTTGCACGTTAAATTCCTCGCAGATTATCGAACAGCTATCGCAACACAAATTGGACTTTGGCTTTATCGAAAAACCACTGACAGAAAAAGATATTGTTCGCACCCCGCTACAAACCGATCAACTGGTTCTAGCTGGTCAACCGAGCGAACCATGGCTCTTACGCGAAAATGGTTCTGGCGTCTATCATTACACGATGAATTATTTAAAGGAAAATAATTTAACCCTCGATAACGTCATGACGGTCAAAAGTAATGCCATCATCGTCCAATTATTACGACAAGGTTTAGGGCAATCGCTGATTTCAAGCGCTGCACTACTTGATTATCCAGAGATTCCCTATCGACCGCTTTCCAAACAGTATCAACGCCAATTTTACCTGGTTAACCGCAAAGGGTTACCGCAACCCATCCAAGATTTCGTCGCGACACTAATGGCGACCCCACTACCAATTGAATAG
- a CDS encoding MATE family efflux transporter: MTNSPHIKKELTGYIIRDVFSSLGLSIYILADTYFIAYAVGPIGLAALNIDLPLFNLFNGLGLMLGIGGATIFSINKVNHPEKSQAIFTEVLSFGILLGLIIMSLGLIFIHPLLHLLGANHETLGPSLAYLRVILIGSPLFILNNLVLSFVRNDSNPHLTMIATLSQSLFVIIFDYLLMFPLHMGMVGAALATLCSPLVSLLILTRHRHHPDRLLTLKKLTLNFKPTFKAVQLGFPSFLTEMSTGVSIFVFNIVILHLADNYAVAAYGIIANILLVGLSLFNGVAVGVQPIVSREFGKRNWHNVKTSLRIGLLSALGIATGLYLVLLGFKAPIIAVFNHDHNQLLVHYAAAGIPLIFISFFFSSMNIVNNLFMTAIAQPRLSFFVAIMRGYVLLIGSVLLLSALFGLTGVWLSVPLTELVVLIGGFFITHNLLKTLGE, from the coding sequence TTGACAAATTCACCACATATTAAAAAAGAACTGACTGGTTACATTATCCGTGATGTTTTCAGCTCACTCGGTCTTTCCATCTATATTCTGGCCGATACCTACTTCATCGCTTACGCGGTTGGCCCAATTGGCTTGGCCGCGCTCAATATCGATTTACCGCTTTTTAACCTTTTTAATGGCTTAGGCTTGATGCTCGGTATTGGTGGCGCAACAATTTTCTCGATTAATAAAGTTAACCATCCCGAAAAAAGTCAGGCGATTTTTACCGAAGTACTGTCTTTTGGTATCTTGCTAGGCCTGATTATCATGAGTTTAGGCTTAATCTTTATTCACCCGCTTCTTCATCTACTCGGTGCCAACCACGAAACGCTCGGGCCTAGTCTGGCTTATCTGCGTGTTATTTTAATCGGCAGTCCGCTCTTTATTCTCAATAACTTAGTCCTCAGTTTTGTTCGGAATGATAGTAATCCACATCTAACCATGATTGCGACTCTTTCGCAAAGTTTATTTGTCATTATTTTTGATTACTTATTGATGTTTCCACTACACATGGGCATGGTGGGAGCGGCGCTTGCAACGCTATGTTCGCCATTGGTTAGCCTTTTAATTCTAACGCGACACCGGCACCATCCAGACCGCTTACTCACCCTCAAAAAATTAACGCTCAACTTTAAACCAACCTTTAAAGCCGTCCAACTAGGTTTTCCTTCTTTCTTAACCGAAATGAGTACCGGCGTTAGCATTTTCGTCTTCAACATCGTCATCTTACACTTAGCCGATAACTATGCCGTTGCCGCTTATGGCATTATTGCTAATATTTTACTTGTGGGCTTATCACTATTTAACGGTGTCGCCGTCGGGGTCCAACCAATCGTTAGCCGTGAATTTGGTAAACGAAATTGGCATAACGTTAAAACCAGCTTAAGAATCGGTTTACTATCAGCACTCGGGATTGCAACGGGGCTCTACCTAGTCCTCTTGGGATTTAAAGCACCGATCATTGCGGTTTTCAATCATGATCATAATCAATTGCTCGTCCATTATGCTGCGGCTGGGATTCCGTTGATATTCATCAGCTTTTTCTTCTCAAGTATGAACATTGTCAATAACCTATTTATGACGGCCATTGCCCAACCACGGCTATCATTTTTCGTCGCGATTATGCGCGGTTATGTGCTCTTGATTGGCAGTGTCTTATTATTATCAGCCTTGTTTGGCCTGACAGGTGTCTGGCTCAGTGTACCGCTCACTGAATTAGTGGTCTTAATCGGCGGCTTCTTCATCACCCATAATTTATTGAAGACGCTTGGTGAATAA